A single region of the Geobacillus subterraneus genome encodes:
- a CDS encoding M56 family metallopeptidase, with product MPDVTISIWTAAVGFFLGFLAYFFKKWCPSLYVHILTAILGIGWIVYVFLDQGFIKTVPIFFIFGFSFFSSPVPERSKTQLKEIIDQLKEQGAREIVLSKNKERLLADLLFSGFFIVIAVLYFLFGPNSAITFILLYSFISLFVGLTKRVGLLRSLRLFYAEHEEALYAVSLFETKKYPLKELSEVSVQTRPDVLQLFQLFSLFSPNMDYTTSMGKTWKLSFSGEKVYLTPDPLESMDFLLKGEIHKMEEFEVKPFYHPKNWKRLLGKWYFAATVKGVGAYAALLTLFTLLGIGPIATTAVIILFWIFNLWISDRVLKIALDMRKIDDPDLLPIIEKVFSRAGLSHVDIYVTESAEYNGFAIGANIGRSLVALTSETLKLPHEAIEGILAHEAIHVKKRDVLMGQLLRFALIGLVFAGVFLIHEAFPNWLEHNQIFVFLGLWLLIFLLPAFQSLFTQWMEVRADHLGATLLDGGNAQMANSLTILCEYQDRALEKSVGYHIDFKNEQEANKKDKKISSLERDSWFFRFLEFQFMSHPPMYWRVHALQTTETEWSIRKIKLWWCSRFRESLPN from the coding sequence ATGCCAGATGTGACTATATCGATTTGGACTGCTGCAGTCGGCTTTTTTCTCGGTTTCTTGGCATACTTTTTTAAAAAATGGTGTCCTTCTTTATATGTACATATCCTCACTGCGATACTCGGAATCGGATGGATCGTCTATGTGTTCTTAGATCAAGGGTTTATAAAAACGGTGCCCATTTTTTTTATATTTGGATTTAGCTTTTTTAGCTCTCCGGTACCGGAAAGAAGCAAAACCCAATTGAAAGAGATCATCGATCAACTAAAAGAACAAGGTGCGAGAGAAATAGTCTTGTCTAAAAATAAAGAGCGCCTATTAGCGGATTTGTTATTTTCCGGATTTTTCATCGTCATTGCTGTTCTTTATTTCCTTTTCGGGCCGAATTCCGCGATTACGTTCATCCTTTTATATAGCTTCATCTCTCTTTTTGTTGGGCTGACAAAAAGAGTGGGACTGCTTCGCTCTCTCCGCCTTTTTTACGCAGAACACGAAGAAGCATTATATGCTGTATCTTTGTTTGAAACCAAAAAATATCCATTGAAGGAACTTTCAGAAGTAAGCGTTCAGACAAGGCCGGATGTGTTGCAACTATTCCAGCTTTTTTCTTTGTTCTCTCCTAATATGGACTATACGACCAGCATGGGGAAAACGTGGAAGTTATCTTTTTCCGGTGAAAAAGTTTATCTCACCCCTGATCCATTAGAATCGATGGATTTTCTCCTTAAAGGAGAAATACATAAAATGGAAGAGTTCGAAGTAAAGCCTTTTTATCATCCAAAAAATTGGAAACGACTTTTAGGAAAATGGTATTTTGCAGCAACGGTGAAAGGGGTGGGAGCTTATGCAGCCCTTCTCACACTGTTTACTTTGCTGGGGATCGGGCCGATCGCAACAACCGCTGTTATTATACTATTTTGGATATTCAATCTATGGATTTCGGATCGCGTATTGAAAATCGCTTTAGATATGAGGAAAATAGACGATCCCGATTTGCTGCCCATCATCGAGAAAGTCTTTTCACGTGCCGGCCTTTCTCATGTTGATATTTATGTTACGGAATCGGCCGAATATAACGGTTTTGCGATAGGTGCGAATATTGGTCGATCATTGGTAGCGTTAACTTCAGAAACGCTGAAACTTCCCCATGAAGCCATTGAAGGCATTTTGGCTCATGAGGCGATTCATGTGAAAAAGCGAGATGTCTTGATGGGACAGTTATTGCGATTTGCGTTGATCGGGTTAGTTTTTGCTGGTGTTTTCCTTATCCATGAAGCCTTTCCAAATTGGCTAGAACATAATCAAATCTTTGTTTTTCTCGGCCTATGGCTCTTGATTTTTCTGCTTCCTGCTTTCCAATCTCTATTCACACAGTGGATGGAAGTCCGGGCAGATCATTTAGGAGCAACGCTGTTGGACGGTGGGAATGCTCAAATGGCTAACAGTTTGACGATCCTGTGTGAATATCAAGATCGAGCATTGGAAAAGTCTGTAGGATACCACATTGATTTTAAAAACGAGCAAGAAGCAAATAAAAAGGACAAAAAAATCTCTTCCTTAGAAAGAGATTCTTGGTTTTTTAGATTTTTGGAATTCCAGTTTATGTCCCATCCGCCCATGTATTGGCGTGTTCATGCGCTTCAAACAACAGAAACCGAATGGAGCATCAGGAAAATCAAATTATGGTGGTGCAGCCGCTTCCGAGAGTCGTTGCCCAATTGA
- a CDS encoding S1C family serine protease codes for MDVMPFEPTPTPEPKRRGRFVSWLAASVAGAVIGSAATWYVAPKWMHGETNSQTETAETTAKSEALPLQPTGNVNTNMIAAINKVADAVVGVVNIQKQVDFFSEQAQDTEAGTGSGVIFKKDGDAAYIVTNNHVIEGANKVEVALANGKKVKAEIVGADALTDLAVLKIPAEGVTNVASFGDSSKVKIGEPVAAIGNPLGLDLSRTVTEGIVSGKRTMPVSTSAGDWEIDVIQTDAAINPGNSGGALINSAGQVIGINSMKIAETGVEGLGFAIPSENVKPIVEQLMKDGKIKRPYLGVQLVDVADLSDDVRTNELKLPSNITSGAAVTSVEPFSPAAEAGLKSKDVIVAINGDKIDSVSALRNYLYTKTSVGDRIKLTIYRDGFETTVSVTLKARESSQS; via the coding sequence ATGGACGTGATGCCATTTGAACCAACCCCAACGCCAGAACCGAAACGCCGCGGCCGCTTCGTATCGTGGCTCGCCGCTTCCGTCGCAGGGGCGGTGATTGGGAGCGCGGCGACGTGGTATGTGGCGCCGAAATGGATGCATGGAGAAACGAATTCCCAAACGGAAACAGCGGAAACGACCGCAAAAAGCGAGGCGCTGCCGCTGCAGCCGACGGGGAACGTCAACACGAACATGATCGCCGCCATTAATAAAGTGGCCGATGCGGTCGTCGGCGTCGTCAACATTCAAAAACAAGTCGACTTTTTCTCCGAACAAGCGCAAGATACGGAAGCGGGGACGGGGTCGGGCGTCATCTTTAAAAAAGACGGCGATGCGGCCTACATTGTGACGAACAACCATGTCATTGAAGGGGCGAACAAAGTCGAAGTGGCGCTCGCGAACGGGAAAAAAGTGAAAGCCGAGATCGTCGGCGCGGATGCACTCACCGACCTCGCCGTCTTGAAAATCCCTGCTGAAGGGGTGACGAACGTGGCGAGTTTCGGCGACTCGTCGAAGGTGAAAATCGGCGAGCCTGTCGCGGCGATCGGCAACCCGCTCGGCCTTGATTTGTCGCGGACGGTGACGGAAGGGATCGTCAGCGGCAAACGGACGATGCCCGTCTCAACGTCAGCGGGGGATTGGGAAATCGACGTCATCCAAACGGACGCCGCCATCAACCCGGGCAACAGCGGCGGAGCGCTCATTAACAGCGCGGGGCAGGTGATCGGCATCAACAGCATGAAAATCGCGGAAACGGGCGTCGAAGGGCTCGGCTTTGCCATCCCGAGCGAAAACGTCAAACCGATCGTCGAGCAGCTGATGAAAGATGGGAAAATCAAACGCCCGTACCTTGGCGTCCAGCTTGTCGATGTGGCGGATTTGTCCGATGACGTCCGCACGAATGAATTGAAATTGCCGTCGAACATCACAAGCGGGGCGGCCGTCACGTCCGTCGAACCGTTCTCCCCAGCCGCGGAAGCCGGGCTGAAATCAAAAGACGTCATCGTCGCCATCAACGGCGACAAAATCGACAGCGTCAGCGCCTTGCGCAACTATTTGTATACGAAAACATCGGTGGGCGATCGCATCAAACTGACGATCTATCGCGATGGGTTTGAGACGACCGTATCCGTCACCTTAAAAGCGAGAGAAAGCAGCCAGTCATAA
- a CDS encoding PepSY-associated TM helix domain-containing protein — protein sequence MRKMRNLHLWIGLISSIFLLVEAVTGLLLSEPWLIGQAERGEMHRAAQEGMNAFGAGQTSGAGASTAPMAPRAEGGGSSLMMFVRQLHEGRIGSLDIRWAVDVAAVAMIILTATGIFLSIRTLAAGRRRKQKRMTPAPETT from the coding sequence ATGAGGAAAATGAGGAATTTGCATCTTTGGATTGGGCTGATCAGTTCGATCTTTTTGCTTGTTGAGGCGGTGACGGGGCTCCTTCTATCCGAGCCGTGGCTGATCGGCCAGGCGGAGCGCGGCGAGATGCACCGCGCCGCGCAGGAAGGAATGAACGCGTTCGGGGCGGGGCAGACGTCGGGAGCGGGGGCATCTACGGCCCCGATGGCACCGCGCGCCGAGGGAGGCGGATCGTCGCTCATGATGTTCGTCCGCCAGCTGCACGAAGGGAGAATCGGTTCGCTTGACATCCGCTGGGCGGTTGATGTCGCGGCGGTGGCGATGATCATCTTGACCGCGACGGGGATTTTCCTGTCGATCCGCACGCTCGCAGCGGGACGGAGGCGGAAGCAGAAGCGGATGACGCCAGCGCCGGAGACGACATAA
- a CDS encoding response regulator transcription factor, which produces MKILLAEDDLHLGELIVHLLKKKGIDHIDWVQEGEDAYDYAMAEFYDVVVLDWMLPNGDGVDICRRLRQNGYTGAILMLTAKDAVHDRVTGLEAGADDYLVKPFEIDELVARLKALARRTFVPLQEEKVAFHGFTLNRTSHTLHRGDEEIFLTPREFQLLDLLVQNQGQVVPRETILDRVWGWDADVSMKTIDATIKLLRKKLKDDVIQTVRGVGYKIEK; this is translated from the coding sequence ATGAAAATTTTGCTGGCCGAGGACGATCTTCACCTAGGGGAGCTGATCGTTCACTTATTGAAAAAGAAAGGCATCGACCATATCGATTGGGTGCAGGAAGGGGAAGATGCGTACGATTACGCCATGGCGGAGTTTTACGATGTCGTCGTGCTCGATTGGATGCTTCCAAACGGCGATGGGGTGGACATTTGTCGACGGTTGAGGCAAAACGGCTACACAGGCGCGATTTTGATGTTGACGGCGAAAGACGCCGTCCATGACCGCGTCACCGGGCTTGAGGCGGGAGCGGACGATTACTTGGTCAAACCGTTTGAAATCGACGAGCTCGTCGCGCGGCTCAAGGCGCTCGCCCGGCGCACGTTCGTCCCGCTTCAAGAGGAAAAAGTGGCGTTTCACGGCTTCACCTTAAACCGGACAAGCCATACGCTCCATCGCGGCGATGAAGAGATTTTCCTCACTCCACGCGAGTTTCAGCTTCTCGATTTGCTCGTGCAAAACCAAGGGCAAGTCGTGCCGCGCGAAACGATATTGGACCGCGTTTGGGGGTGGGATGCCGATGTGTCAATGAAAACGATCGACGCGACAATCAAGCTATTGCGCAAAAAGTTGAAAGACGATGTCATCCAAACCGTTCGAGGAGTGGGGTATAAAATTGAAAAATAA